The following proteins are encoded in a genomic region of Ornithinibacillus sp. 4-3:
- a CDS encoding response regulator transcription factor, which yields MKIMIVEDDLTIRDMVGETLEKWGFETVKIEDFDQIMQVFLNHDPHLVIMDINLPSFDGFYWCNKIREISKVPMIFLSSRDTPMDIVMSMNMGGDDYIQKPFHMDVLIAKINALLRRTYSYMETQSQTMEHDGIILNLENGEVLHGDRKSELTKTEFLILKILMKNKGIIVSRTKMMRSLWKNENFVDENTLTVNIARLRKKLVELGKEHFITTKKGQGYIIQ from the coding sequence ATGAAAATCATGATTGTGGAAGATGATTTGACCATTCGTGATATGGTAGGGGAAACATTAGAAAAGTGGGGTTTTGAAACCGTTAAGATTGAAGACTTTGACCAAATCATGCAGGTATTTCTTAATCATGATCCTCACCTAGTCATCATGGATATCAATTTGCCATCGTTTGACGGATTTTACTGGTGTAATAAAATCAGAGAAATTTCAAAGGTCCCTATGATCTTTCTCTCTTCCCGTGATACACCAATGGATATAGTGATGTCGATGAACATGGGAGGAGATGATTATATTCAAAAACCTTTCCATATGGATGTATTGATTGCAAAAATTAATGCACTCCTTCGCAGAACGTATTCCTATATGGAAACACAGTCTCAGACAATGGAACATGATGGAATTATATTAAATCTTGAAAACGGAGAGGTCTTACATGGAGATCGAAAATCGGAACTCACGAAAACAGAATTTCTTATTTTAAAAATTCTTATGAAAAATAAAGGAATCATTGTCAGTCGTACGAAAATGATGCGTAGCCTTTGGAAGAATGAAAATTTCGTGGACGAAAATACATTGACGGTTAATATTGCTCGCCTGCGTAAAAAACTTGTTGAACTTGGAAAAGAACACTTTATTACAACTAAGAAAGGACAAGGTTATATAATTCAATGA
- a CDS encoding IS66 family insertion sequence element accessory protein TnpB, with protein MPKIDLREEWEKRIADLKSSGMTHAKWCDANNVNIHQLKYWLRKIGGSHQSSKTRSKQEWVSLAIENESTRTLNESLQITVGSASIEVRPGFNPSFLMEVVKVLKHVK; from the coding sequence ATGCCGAAAATTGATTTACGTGAAGAGTGGGAAAAGCGAATTGCCGATTTAAAATCCAGTGGAATGACTCATGCAAAATGGTGTGATGCCAATAATGTAAACATTCATCAACTTAAGTACTGGTTAAGGAAAATTGGGGGTTCACATCAAAGCTCTAAAACCAGATCAAAACAAGAATGGGTTTCATTAGCGATTGAGAACGAATCTACCAGAACGTTAAATGAATCATTACAAATTACAGTTGGCTCGGCTTCTATAGAAGTCAGACCTGGATTTAATCCATCATTTTTAATGGAAGTTGTAAAGGTGCTCAAACATGTTAAGTGA
- a CDS encoding IS66 family transposase — protein MNKSATLPTTTTIEELLKRLETLEKQNAELEAKLKKQSELEAKLKWFEEQFRLLQLKRFGASSEKTLPGQLELFNEVEKEANPDLPEPVLESITYQRRRKKRGHREAMLENLPVETIEYRLSAEDQVCSCCNGTLHEMSTEVRQEIVYIPAELKVVKHVQYVYSCRRCEHVEIETPIKTAPMPKPAISGSLASPSILSHIMTQKYVEGLPLYRQEKQFNRMGINLSRQTFANWMIIGAERWLSILYDRMHLLLLMLDILHADETTLQVLREPGRSATSQSYLWLYRTGKEGPPIILYDYKETRAGENPKEFLKGFKGYLQVDGYAGYHKVQDVTLVGCWAHARRGFTDVLKAVPANNLKPVTATEGLQFCNQLFAIERQLKELEPEERHQKRLEKSKPLLDAFLSWLKIQEQKVLPKSGLGKAIAYCLNQWDKLVAFLEDGRLEIDNNRSERSIKPVVIGRKAWLFSNSPQGAQASAVIYSIVETAIANGLNPYYYLRYLFEQLPNLDTTDENALDQLLPWSTTLPVSCIAFNKLSN, from the coding sequence ATGAATAAGTCAGCGACATTACCCACCACTACTACAATTGAAGAACTTCTAAAACGCTTAGAAACACTGGAAAAGCAAAATGCAGAATTAGAGGCGAAGCTAAAAAAGCAAAGTGAGTTAGAGGCCAAATTAAAATGGTTCGAAGAACAGTTTCGCCTTCTGCAGCTTAAGAGATTCGGTGCTTCTAGCGAAAAAACCCTCCCTGGTCAATTAGAGCTTTTTAATGAGGTTGAAAAAGAAGCAAATCCTGATTTACCAGAACCTGTTTTAGAATCCATCACCTATCAGCGCCGCCGAAAAAAACGCGGTCATCGCGAAGCGATGTTAGAAAACCTGCCTGTGGAAACGATTGAATACCGTTTATCCGCCGAGGATCAGGTCTGTTCGTGCTGCAATGGAACACTGCACGAAATGAGTACGGAAGTACGCCAAGAAATTGTCTATATTCCTGCGGAATTGAAGGTTGTAAAGCATGTTCAATATGTTTATTCTTGCCGTCGTTGTGAACATGTTGAGATTGAAACACCTATTAAAACAGCCCCTATGCCGAAACCGGCCATCTCGGGGAGCCTTGCATCTCCTTCTATCTTGTCACATATAATGACTCAAAAATACGTAGAGGGCCTCCCTTTATATCGCCAAGAGAAACAATTTAATAGAATGGGTATCAATCTTTCTCGCCAAACTTTCGCCAATTGGATGATAATTGGTGCAGAACGGTGGTTGAGTATACTGTATGACCGGATGCATCTCCTTCTTTTGATGCTTGATATTTTGCATGCCGATGAAACCACGCTTCAAGTGCTTCGTGAACCTGGCAGATCGGCCACTTCCCAATCCTATCTGTGGCTGTATCGCACTGGAAAAGAAGGGCCTCCTATCATCCTTTATGATTATAAAGAAACTCGAGCAGGAGAGAACCCGAAAGAATTTCTTAAAGGGTTTAAAGGATATTTACAGGTTGATGGATACGCTGGTTATCATAAAGTGCAAGATGTAACCCTCGTTGGCTGTTGGGCACATGCTCGAAGGGGATTCACAGATGTACTGAAAGCCGTGCCTGCCAATAATCTAAAGCCTGTAACGGCAACGGAAGGTCTACAATTCTGTAATCAACTCTTCGCTATTGAGCGACAGTTAAAAGAATTAGAACCTGAAGAACGCCATCAGAAACGCCTTGAAAAAAGTAAACCCCTGCTAGATGCTTTTTTGTCATGGCTAAAAATACAAGAACAGAAAGTATTACCTAAAAGCGGACTTGGAAAAGCCATTGCATACTGTCTAAACCAATGGGACAAATTAGTGGCCTTTTTAGAGGACGGACGTTTGGAGATAGATAATAATCGAAGTGAACGCTCGATCAAGCCCGTTGTGATTGGTCGAAAAGCTTGGCTCTTTTCAAATTCACCGCAAGGTGCACAAGCCAGCGCAGTTATTTATAGCATTGTAGAGACAGCGATAGCAAATGGATTAAATCCATATTATTATCTTCGCTACCTATTTGAGCAGCTTCCCAATTTGGATACGACAGATGAAAATGCCTTAGACCAGTTACTGCCTTGGTCTACAACACTTCCTGTTTCTTGCATAGCTTTTAATAAGTTATCTAATTAA
- a CDS encoding conjugal transfer protein yields MKQNLILYSMQIAMLKQLLTRKLITEKEYYMVKNKLMKEYGIISDITG; encoded by the coding sequence TTGAAACAGAATTTGATTCTTTATAGTATGCAAATTGCTATGTTAAAACAACTGCTAACCCGTAAATTGATTACTGAGAAAGAATATTACATGGTTAAAAATAAATTAATGAAAGAATATGGCATCATTTCTGATATTACAGGCTGA
- the istB gene encoding IS21-like element helper ATPase IstB — MTDRVKEKCKVLRLAYIADIYEKISFENPEQYLVDVLTQEIELREIAKAERLIKKAKFMNKKELTDYQWDDQIHFPQNFNRDTLESLSFIKREENIILTGAPGTGKSHLATALGRKACRNGYEVRFYRVADLIEILEKSWTEGRFQTFRNRFQKVDMIILDEMGYVPFSKDGAELLFQLISDWYERKSLIITSNLEFSQWNKIFVDARLTAALVDRVIHHAHILSFTGGSYRVKYALSNR; from the coding sequence ATGACTGATAGGGTTAAAGAAAAATGTAAAGTTTTACGTTTAGCTTATATTGCCGATATATACGAGAAAATTAGCTTTGAGAATCCAGAGCAATATTTAGTAGATGTATTAACCCAAGAAATAGAGCTTAGAGAAATAGCAAAAGCAGAACGTTTAATAAAAAAGGCAAAATTTATGAATAAGAAAGAACTAACGGATTATCAATGGGATGATCAAATCCATTTTCCGCAAAATTTTAATAGAGACACTCTTGAATCCCTTAGTTTTATTAAAAGGGAAGAGAATATAATTCTAACAGGAGCACCAGGAACTGGAAAATCCCATTTAGCAACAGCATTGGGAAGAAAAGCTTGTAGAAATGGATATGAAGTTCGTTTTTACAGAGTAGCAGATTTAATTGAGATATTGGAGAAGTCGTGGACCGAAGGTCGATTTCAGACCTTCCGCAATCGCTTTCAAAAGGTTGATATGATTATTCTAGATGAGATGGGATACGTGCCATTTAGTAAAGATGGAGCTGAATTATTATTTCAATTAATTTCCGATTGGTATGAACGAAAAAGTCTCATCATCACATCAAATTTAGAATTTAGTCAGTGGAATAAAATATTTGTGGATGCACGTTTAACTGCGGCTTTAGTAGATCGAGTAATCCACCACGCACATATTTTGAGCTTTACTGGTGGTAGTTACCGTGTAAAATACGCTTTATCAAATCGTTAA
- the istA gene encoding IS21 family transposase, translated as MPEINHIKKLRNIKSLSINEISKRTGFSWVTVKKYADEDQIPQEKNIVRKGMMYEDKWGEIVIDWLSEDYSLKKKLRRNNKNIFEGLKKMGFTGSYRTICNFIKEEWKEKILEDSEGLREEYERLTHPPAEAQVDFGVTEAIADGKTKDIHVLVMSFPYSNAGYVVPLPAENQECFLEGLKVLFNQAGFVPRKLRLDNLSAAVVKARGRGRETVFNETFLHFANHYGFEAQACNARKGNEKGHVENKVGYIRYNFFTPSPIMKDFAHLRDRLFEKCKEDQQRSHYIKGCLITDLFKAEKKYGLALPESEYPVFKQAMTSANKYGEVRIDETLVHVPKSYHYGKLQLILYWNTYKVVSLNGELLSKGPRPYMNQEREIPWQAILKNWRKKPRSVVYSRYFSYLPGRISYYLNIDSMKLRKERIDWLLNLIIHHDMREIDLRFYELLPEESLYNNHSRDSIKHPYDVDWNIYDSLRPTGQTDVNEGAQHD; from the coding sequence ATGCCTGAAATTAATCATATCAAAAAGTTAAGGAATATTAAATCACTGTCAATCAACGAAATTTCTAAACGGACTGGTTTTAGTTGGGTAACGGTAAAAAAATACGCTGATGAAGATCAAATACCCCAAGAAAAAAATATAGTAAGGAAAGGCATGATGTACGAAGATAAATGGGGAGAAATTGTAATCGATTGGTTAAGTGAAGATTATTCGCTAAAAAAGAAACTTAGACGGAACAACAAGAACATTTTTGAAGGATTAAAAAAGATGGGTTTTACTGGTTCTTATCGAACCATTTGCAATTTTATCAAGGAAGAATGGAAAGAAAAAATACTAGAAGATTCGGAAGGATTGAGAGAAGAATATGAAAGGTTAACTCATCCACCAGCTGAAGCACAAGTGGATTTTGGCGTTACAGAAGCCATCGCAGATGGCAAAACAAAAGATATCCATGTTTTGGTGATGAGTTTTCCTTACAGTAATGCAGGTTATGTCGTACCACTACCAGCCGAAAATCAAGAATGTTTTTTAGAAGGTCTGAAAGTACTTTTTAACCAAGCTGGATTTGTACCTAGGAAGCTCCGTTTAGATAATCTTTCAGCTGCAGTTGTAAAAGCAAGAGGACGTGGTCGAGAAACAGTCTTTAATGAAACATTTTTACATTTCGCAAATCATTACGGTTTTGAAGCACAAGCTTGCAACGCTAGGAAGGGAAATGAAAAGGGTCATGTAGAAAACAAGGTAGGATATATTCGCTATAATTTTTTCACACCGTCCCCTATCATGAAAGACTTCGCTCACTTACGTGATCGTTTATTTGAAAAGTGTAAAGAGGATCAACAACGGTCTCATTATATAAAAGGCTGTTTAATTACAGATTTATTTAAAGCAGAAAAGAAATATGGACTGGCATTGCCCGAATCTGAATATCCAGTTTTTAAACAAGCGATGACTTCTGCGAATAAATACGGAGAAGTGCGAATTGACGAAACGTTAGTCCATGTACCTAAAAGTTATCATTACGGTAAGTTACAACTCATTTTATATTGGAATACATACAAAGTTGTTTCCCTGAACGGCGAGCTACTTTCCAAAGGGCCTAGACCATACATGAATCAAGAAAGAGAAATCCCATGGCAAGCTATTCTAAAAAATTGGAGAAAAAAACCACGTTCAGTTGTATATTCAAGATATTTTTCATACTTACCAGGCCGCATTTCTTATTACTTGAACATAGATTCGATGAAACTAAGAAAAGAACGTATAGATTGGTTATTAAACTTGATTATTCATCATGATATGAGAGAAATAGATTTAAGGTTTTATGAATTATTACCCGAAGAGTCACTTTATAATAATCATTCTAGAGACTCAATAAAACATCCCTATGATGTAGATTGGAATATATATGATTCGTTAAGACCTACCGGTCAAACAGATGTGAATGAAGGTGCTCAGCATGACTGA
- a CDS encoding sensor histidine kinase → MNFFHYLKDKRNFFILNMIIMFFVSLMMIVSTDSRNAVSNIVYTNMVIFFIVAIYVIIEYYYNREFYRELNDLVESNHEEFLATLPKPRNDEQLLYLELLKKVNSVHGDQLQKLYNGKMDHQDFITSWIHEVKVPIAAGRLLMENSNGRTVEYLVDKFEDELDRIENYVEQALYYSRIDSFSKDYFISEVVLDQVAKNSVKKYAKSFINKQIRFHMDNIEQVVHTDSKWLGFIMDQVFSNSLKYTGEGGEISVQFEEDRKEKRLQIQDTGIGIKPEDISRVFEKGFTGFIGRSHAKSTGLGLYLAKEMALKLGHDLSIHSEDGKYTKVIIHFPKIRNYYHL, encoded by the coding sequence ATGAATTTCTTTCATTACTTAAAAGATAAACGGAATTTCTTTATATTAAACATGATCATTATGTTCTTTGTTTCTTTGATGATGATTGTGAGCACAGATTCCAGAAACGCTGTAAGTAATATCGTATATACCAATATGGTTATCTTTTTTATTGTAGCTATATACGTAATCATCGAATACTATTACAATAGAGAATTTTATCGGGAATTAAATGATTTGGTTGAAAGTAATCATGAAGAATTTCTCGCAACTCTGCCTAAACCGCGAAACGATGAACAACTGTTATATCTTGAGTTATTAAAAAAAGTAAATAGTGTGCATGGCGATCAATTACAAAAGTTGTATAACGGAAAAATGGATCATCAAGACTTTATTACATCTTGGATTCATGAAGTCAAGGTTCCGATTGCGGCAGGTCGCTTGCTTATGGAAAACAGTAATGGAAGAACTGTTGAATACCTTGTGGACAAGTTTGAAGATGAGTTGGATAGAATAGAAAATTACGTAGAGCAGGCTCTTTATTATTCTCGCATTGATTCTTTTTCCAAAGATTATTTTATTTCCGAGGTAGTGTTGGATCAAGTCGCTAAAAACAGTGTAAAGAAATATGCCAAATCTTTTATTAACAAGCAAATTCGTTTTCATATGGACAATATTGAACAGGTTGTCCATACCGACAGTAAATGGCTTGGTTTTATTATGGATCAAGTTTTTTCAAATTCTTTAAAATATACAGGTGAAGGCGGGGAAATCTCCGTACAATTTGAGGAAGATCGAAAAGAAAAGCGGCTACAGATTCAAGATACAGGCATTGGAATTAAGCCAGAGGATATCAGCCGCGTATTTGAAAAAGGATTTACAGGATTTATTGGGAGAAGTCATGCCAAATCTACCGGTTTAGGTCTCTACCTTGCAAAAGAAATGGCTCTTAAATTAGGACATGACCTTTCCATTCATTCAGAAGATGGGAAATATACGAAGGTCATCATCCACTTTCCAAAAATCAGAAATTATTATCATCTATAA
- a CDS encoding GNAT family N-acetyltransferase — MSDEKTMYYLPKDTFTEDDTIKFIEKHSCGNPEAYPVVLLGTNEVIGHIIFEKYFGKHTYEIGWVFNKMFHGNGYTTEAAGAMIAYTFETLNLHRVVATCQPENTASYRVMEEIGMRREGFLNNVFPIKIRGVSPIETQFSL; from the coding sequence ATCTCAGATGAGAAAACGATGTACTATCTACCAAAGGACACCTTCACTGAGGACGATACAATAAAGTTTATTGAAAAACACAGTTGTGGCAATCCCGAAGCTTATCCTGTCGTCCTCCTAGGAACAAATGAAGTCATCGGTCATATCATCTTCGAAAAATATTTTGGCAAGCATACGTATGAGATTGGCTGGGTATTCAACAAAATGTTTCATGGCAATGGTTATACCACAGAAGCTGCGGGAGCAATGATCGCTTATACATTTGAAACATTAAACTTACACCGCGTTGTTGCTACCTGTCAGCCTGAAAACACAGCCTCTTATCGTGTCATGGAGGAGATTGGTATGCGCCGTGAAGGATTTTTAAACAATGTATTCCCTATAAAGATACGTGGTGTATCGCCAATAGAAACACAATTCAGCCTGTAA
- the tnpB gene encoding IS66 family insertion sequence element accessory protein TnpB (TnpB, as the term is used for proteins encoded by IS66 family insertion elements, is considered an accessory protein, since TnpC, encoded by a neighboring gene, is a DDE family transposase.) — MLSEVSINQVYLARGSTDLRKSIDGLVILVKEGFDLDPFSSNLFVFCNRNRDKLKILFWDHSGFWLYYRRLERGKFHWPSDNSSDPLKISPRQFRWLLDGLTLEQKQAHPVVMERTVI; from the coding sequence ATGTTAAGTGAAGTTTCAATTAACCAAGTGTACCTCGCTCGAGGTAGTACCGACTTAAGAAAATCCATTGATGGGCTAGTGATTCTTGTGAAAGAGGGGTTTGACCTAGATCCATTTTCTTCAAATCTGTTTGTTTTCTGCAATCGAAATAGGGATAAATTAAAAATCTTATTTTGGGATCATAGTGGTTTTTGGCTTTATTATCGCCGGCTAGAGCGCGGTAAATTTCATTGGCCATCCGATAATAGTTCGGATCCTTTGAAAATTAGTCCGCGCCAATTTCGATGGCTGCTTGATGGACTTACGTTGGAACAGAAACAAGCCCATCCTGTTGTAATGGAAAGAACAGTAATTTAA